In Luteitalea sp. TBR-22, one genomic interval encodes:
- a CDS encoding HigA family addiction module antitoxin, protein MKTTKMLEPIPPGEILMEEFMRPLGISINALARDLAVPPNRISGIINGTRAITADTALRLGKYFGVSPELWLDLQSDFELRVARQTVWPIVAASVKTRVA, encoded by the coding sequence ATGAAGACCACCAAGATGCTTGAACCGATTCCGCCGGGCGAGATTCTGATGGAAGAGTTCATGCGGCCGCTGGGCATCAGCATCAATGCGCTTGCCCGAGACCTGGCGGTACCGCCCAACCGCATCAGCGGCATCATCAACGGCACGCGGGCGATCACGGCGGACACGGCGCTCCGGCTCGGCAAGTACTTCGGCGTGTCTCCGGAGCTCTGGCTCGACCTGCAGTCGGACTTCGAGCTGCGCGTCGCGCGTCAGACCGTTTGGCCCATCGTGGCGGCGTCCGTGAAGACCAGGGTGGCGTGA
- a CDS encoding type II toxin-antitoxin system RelE/ParE family toxin, with translation MIRSFRDKDVELLFSDVPVRRFRAIERPARRKLLYLHRARTLEDLKVPPGNHLEALKGDHRGQHSIRINDQWRVCLTWTDGDAHDVEIVDYH, from the coding sequence GTGATTCGTTCCTTCCGGGACAAGGACGTGGAACTGCTGTTCAGCGACGTCCCGGTGAGGCGCTTCAGGGCCATCGAGCGACCTGCGCGGCGAAAGTTGTTGTACCTGCACCGCGCCCGCACCCTTGAAGACCTGAAGGTGCCGCCGGGGAACCATCTGGAGGCCCTCAAGGGAGACCACCGGGGGCAGCACAGCATCCGGATCAACGATCAGTGGCGCGTGTGCCTCACGTGGACGGACGGCGATGCACACGACGTCGAGATCGTGGATTACCACTGA
- a CDS encoding VWA domain-containing protein has protein sequence MPRPWRAPCWRGMRCEAVLAAALVASAAAEPAMRRPAGVAFIHRHPFRATQPTFNAKVTRIVLDVVVRGRDHKPIPDLEAKDFEVLEDGRARPLSSFEEVRMPASIAGPRTNVGPELQAGVPASVDVPTVAVIFEELGPEARRLARQAAVSLVNGASPIRAGVFVLRNGLEQVHPLTLDRDALRRAIDAAAERPGCPVFESHLGHRQAQMTACSPAGESQMHRQRGVNTFAGLTAVVDALAGFRGRKSVALFSEGLDLTSGARGQFGDDRRSRFEALIARASEANVAFYTFDAAGLRLHTTATGQLMEEPRAGLSLLARETGGAFADGSNGLRPAVARMWADMQHYYLLSFDSDRDVTGSSVRVRVRVKVRGATVLVRDRYGRAPAGAQPGSVP, from the coding sequence ATGCCCAGGCCATGGCGCGCCCCCTGCTGGCGAGGAATGCGCTGCGAGGCCGTCCTCGCTGCCGCGCTCGTCGCCTCCGCTGCTGCCGAGCCTGCCATGCGGCGCCCTGCCGGCGTGGCGTTCATCCACCGGCATCCCTTCCGAGCGACTCAACCCACCTTCAATGCGAAGGTCACGAGGATCGTCCTCGACGTAGTCGTGCGCGGACGAGACCACAAACCGATCCCCGACCTGGAGGCGAAGGACTTCGAGGTACTCGAAGACGGGCGCGCTCGACCGCTGAGCAGCTTCGAGGAAGTGCGAATGCCTGCATCGATCGCGGGTCCGCGAACGAACGTGGGGCCGGAGCTGCAGGCAGGTGTTCCCGCGTCCGTCGACGTGCCGACGGTGGCCGTCATCTTCGAGGAACTTGGCCCCGAGGCACGACGGCTCGCCCGCCAGGCCGCTGTCTCGCTCGTCAACGGTGCGTCTCCAATCCGCGCCGGCGTCTTCGTGCTCCGGAATGGCCTGGAGCAGGTGCACCCCCTCACACTGGACCGTGACGCCCTGCGACGTGCGATCGATGCCGCCGCCGAGCGCCCGGGTTGCCCGGTGTTCGAGTCGCACCTGGGTCATCGTCAGGCACAGATGACGGCCTGCTCGCCGGCCGGCGAGTCACAGATGCATCGGCAACGTGGGGTCAACACCTTCGCGGGACTGACGGCCGTCGTCGACGCGCTCGCGGGCTTCCGCGGAAGAAAGTCGGTGGCGTTGTTCTCCGAGGGACTCGACCTGACCAGCGGCGCTCGGGGGCAGTTCGGCGATGACCGACGGAGCCGGTTCGAGGCCCTGATCGCCCGGGCCAGCGAAGCCAACGTGGCGTTCTACACGTTCGACGCGGCCGGTCTGCGCCTGCACACCACGGCGACTGGACAGCTGATGGAGGAGCCCCGCGCGGGCCTGTCCCTGTTGGCCCGAGAGACGGGTGGCGCCTTCGCCGACGGCAGCAACGGCCTGCGGCCCGCGGTCGCCCGGATGTGGGCCGACATGCAGCACTACTACCTGCTGTCGTTCGACTCCGATCGCGATGTCACCGGCAGTTCGGTACGGGTGCGGGTGCGCGTGAAGGTCCGTGGAGCCACCGTGCTCGTTCGTGATCGGTACGGCCGAGCCCCTGCCGGAGCCCAGCCCGGCTCCGTCCCGTAG
- a CDS encoding VWA domain-containing protein produces the protein MTVDVVVRDSRGRPVLDLARQDFEVRENGALQSVLSFEAPAVGQGASFPEAGVNSAAVSTTASASQLIGPNTGAINRRALPTAIVFDRLAPQPRQLAYAASLAHIEALGADLPPTGIFVLDPRLQVAQDFTGQKPSLVRALDSVRRRANWEYSFRVASSEDDAERALRQAAGLPAPAGANDATQFLQLERVQAGYAALGGLRLLVKAMADPPGRKSVVLFSEGLLLTRDLEGDFERLIAEANRANVSFYIINSAGLTTVSDEYRASQQIQSAAKTMLDCDPSVSVCSAISGLDRGEGPDTNARSFDQTAGLSRLAQDTGGTFVRNRNDFDVVLRRMQDDRRHHYLLTYASTNPTLDGTFRPLKVQVRRRGTSVSARRGFVASRVESSKPWLSRGDPAVLALEASPLPNAFPSMLDVVRVPSNDGGRAAIVVDVPIEHLTASAGAPTPSRVAVVVARVRALNGDVIQTFAQRYVLDGALSLRNGQQPRLRFLCAAVLSPGPYTVESAVHDEAGRRSSVRVKSLDMPAVSKFSAGDVFLASRVVPIKSGDVAEGHPFLTRSGHLVEPLAGTRVSRAQQPELIVAVPLDGQATPGQLTISLSRAGDAPLQAAMPVDAGAGPGTQVFRIPTGSLQDGSYTLQVSGDSQGNRWLRELRLTVAP, from the coding sequence GTGACCGTGGACGTCGTCGTCCGTGATTCGCGAGGGCGTCCTGTCCTCGACCTTGCAAGGCAGGATTTCGAGGTTCGCGAGAATGGAGCGCTTCAGTCGGTCCTATCTTTCGAGGCGCCCGCGGTTGGCCAGGGCGCGAGTTTCCCCGAGGCGGGTGTGAACAGTGCCGCAGTGTCGACTACGGCGTCTGCAAGTCAGTTGATCGGTCCGAACACTGGTGCAATCAACCGCAGAGCACTGCCCACGGCCATTGTGTTCGATCGGCTCGCGCCTCAGCCTCGGCAGCTCGCCTACGCCGCCAGTCTCGCCCACATCGAAGCTCTCGGCGCGGACCTACCACCTACGGGGATCTTCGTGCTCGACCCGCGGTTGCAGGTCGCCCAGGACTTCACGGGGCAGAAGCCGTCTCTGGTGCGAGCCCTCGACAGCGTGCGCAGGCGTGCGAACTGGGAGTACAGCTTCAGAGTTGCGAGTTCCGAGGACGACGCGGAGAGAGCGCTGCGCCAGGCGGCGGGCCTTCCTGCGCCCGCAGGTGCCAACGACGCCACGCAGTTCCTGCAGTTGGAGAGGGTACAAGCCGGTTATGCGGCTCTTGGCGGCCTGAGGCTGCTGGTCAAGGCAATGGCCGATCCGCCAGGTCGAAAGAGCGTGGTGCTCTTCTCCGAAGGACTGCTGCTGACCCGGGACCTCGAAGGTGATTTCGAGCGACTCATCGCCGAAGCGAACCGGGCGAACGTCAGCTTCTACATCATCAACAGTGCAGGTCTGACCACTGTCAGTGATGAGTACCGCGCCAGCCAGCAGATTCAGTCTGCGGCGAAGACCATGCTCGATTGCGATCCGAGCGTGAGCGTGTGCTCCGCGATAAGCGGACTCGACCGCGGTGAAGGACCGGACACGAATGCTCGGTCCTTCGACCAGACCGCCGGATTGAGCCGGCTAGCTCAGGACACTGGCGGAACCTTCGTACGAAATCGGAATGATTTCGACGTCGTGCTCCGGCGGATGCAGGACGACCGCCGTCATCATTACCTCCTGACGTACGCGTCGACGAACCCGACGCTGGATGGCACATTCAGGCCACTCAAGGTACAGGTGCGCCGGCGCGGCACGTCGGTTTCCGCCAGACGTGGCTTCGTGGCTTCTCGCGTCGAGTCCTCGAAGCCGTGGCTGTCCCGCGGCGATCCGGCCGTCCTGGCCTTGGAAGCGTCACCGCTTCCCAATGCGTTTCCGTCGATGCTGGATGTTGTTCGAGTCCCGTCGAATGACGGCGGGCGTGCTGCCATCGTCGTCGATGTGCCCATCGAGCACCTGACGGCATCGGCTGGCGCACCCACACCTTCACGCGTCGCCGTCGTGGTGGCGCGCGTGCGGGCGCTCAACGGCGATGTCATCCAGACGTTCGCGCAACGCTACGTGCTGGACGGGGCATTGTCCCTCAGAAATGGGCAGCAACCCCGACTGCGCTTTCTGTGTGCGGCTGTGCTTTCGCCGGGACCGTACACGGTCGAGAGCGCCGTCCATGACGAAGCAGGCCGGCGCAGCAGCGTGCGGGTGAAGTCCCTCGACATGCCGGCCGTTTCGAAGTTCTCAGCCGGGGACGTGTTCCTTGCCAGCAGGGTGGTTCCGATAAAGAGCGGGGACGTCGCAGAGGGCCATCCGTTCCTGACCCGCAGCGGGCACCTCGTCGAGCCCCTGGCCGGAACTCGCGTGAGTCGAGCGCAGCAGCCGGAGCTCATCGTCGCGGTGCCTCTCGACGGTCAAGCGACTCCGGGGCAGCTGACAATCAGCCTGAGCCGTGCCGGTGACGCGCCGCTCCAGGCGGCCATGCCGGTCGACGCGGGCGCCGGACCTGGTACCCAGGTATTTCGCATCCCGACAGGATCGCTGCAGGACGGCTCGTACACGCTGCAGGTGAGCGGCGATTCACAGGGCAACCGCTGGCTCCGGGAACTTCGGCTGACGGTGGCACCCTGA
- the recA gene encoding recombinase RecA: MPVDDLKERVRAIEMAVGQIEKQFGKGSIMRLGQKDAVAIPSISTGSISLDYALGVGGVPRGRVIEVFGPESSGKTTLALQVIAQAQKLGGMAAFVDAEHALDASYAQKLGVNLEDLLVSQPDNGEQALEIVEVLVRSGSVDVVVVDSVAALVPRAEIEGEMGDQQMGLQARLMSQALRKLTGVVAKSKTCLIFINQLREKIGVMFGNPETTTGGRALKFYSSVRIDIRRIGAIKDGDQVTGGRTRVKIVKNKVAPPFREAEFDVMYGEGISKEGDLLDLAVERKIVDKSGTWFSYSGERLGQGRENVKQFLKDNPATYQAIDERLRKELGLAPTTPEPVAG; the protein is encoded by the coding sequence ATGCCCGTTGACGACCTGAAGGAACGCGTGCGCGCCATCGAGATGGCCGTGGGCCAAATCGAGAAGCAGTTCGGCAAGGGCTCGATCATGCGGCTCGGGCAGAAGGATGCCGTGGCCATCCCGAGCATCTCGACCGGCTCGATCAGCCTCGATTACGCGCTCGGCGTCGGCGGCGTGCCTCGCGGCCGGGTGATCGAGGTGTTCGGGCCCGAGTCGTCGGGCAAGACGACACTGGCGCTGCAGGTGATTGCCCAGGCGCAGAAGCTGGGCGGCATGGCGGCGTTCGTCGACGCGGAGCATGCGCTCGACGCCTCCTACGCGCAGAAGCTCGGGGTGAACCTCGAGGACCTGCTGGTGTCGCAGCCCGACAACGGTGAGCAGGCCCTCGAGATCGTCGAGGTGCTGGTGCGCTCGGGCAGTGTCGACGTGGTGGTGGTCGACTCGGTGGCGGCGCTGGTGCCGCGCGCTGAGATCGAGGGCGAGATGGGCGACCAGCAGATGGGCTTGCAGGCGCGCCTCATGTCGCAGGCCTTGCGCAAGCTGACCGGCGTGGTGGCCAAGAGCAAGACCTGCCTCATCTTCATCAACCAGCTGCGCGAGAAGATCGGCGTGATGTTCGGCAACCCCGAAACGACGACCGGCGGGCGGGCGCTGAAGTTCTACTCGTCGGTCCGCATCGACATCCGCCGCATCGGCGCCATCAAGGACGGCGACCAGGTCACCGGTGGGCGCACGCGCGTCAAGATCGTGAAGAACAAGGTGGCGCCGCCGTTCCGCGAGGCCGAGTTCGACGTCATGTACGGCGAGGGCATCTCCAAGGAAGGCGACCTGCTCGACCTCGCCGTGGAGCGGAAGATCGTCGACAAGAGCGGCACGTGGTTCTCGTACAGCGGCGAGCGCCTCGGCCAGGGCCGCGAGAACGTGAAGCAGTTCCTGAAGGACAACCCGGCGACGTACCAGGCCATCGACGAGCGGCTCCGCAAGGAGTTGGGCCTCGCGCCGACGACTCCGGAGCCGGTCGCCGGCTGA
- a CDS encoding metal-dependent hydrolase has product MPSPLGHALAGVAVGVLAAGPRTLVRHLDPPAARRPVDTAVLAMLPFAALGALPDIDLLFGVHSMYTHSLGAVVVVLLVARVLTGGWRWAIAASLAYASHILLDWLGHDTTAPIGVMALWPLRPDFYQSDLHLFLPISRRYWVPGFLAHNLTAVAREVLCIGPLAFFAYWRLTRVAGKRM; this is encoded by the coding sequence ATGCCCAGCCCCCTGGGGCACGCGCTGGCCGGTGTGGCGGTCGGCGTGCTCGCCGCCGGTCCCCGCACCCTCGTTCGTCACCTCGATCCGCCGGCCGCGCGGCGTCCCGTGGATACCGCGGTCCTGGCGATGTTGCCCTTCGCCGCGCTCGGGGCGCTGCCCGACATCGACCTGCTGTTCGGCGTGCATTCCATGTACACGCACAGCCTCGGCGCCGTGGTCGTGGTGCTGCTGGTCGCTCGCGTCCTGACCGGCGGGTGGCGCTGGGCCATCGCCGCCAGCCTGGCCTACGCCTCGCACATCCTGCTCGACTGGCTCGGCCACGACACGACGGCGCCGATCGGCGTCATGGCCTTGTGGCCGCTGCGGCCCGACTTCTACCAGTCGGACCTTCACCTGTTCCTGCCCATCTCCCGCCGGTACTGGGTGCCGGGCTTCCTTGCGCACAACCTCACCGCCGTCGCCAGGGAAGTCCTGTGCATCGGCCCGCTCGCCTTCTTCGCCTACTGGCGACTCACGCGCGTGGCCGGCAAGCGGATGTAA
- a CDS encoding 3-hydroxyacyl-CoA dehydrogenase family protein, whose protein sequence is MTNIQLIGVIGSGTMGNGIAQTFAQRGFDVRLVDVSAPALDKAKATISKSLGKFVEKGTLSAEDRDATLGRLAFFGSIDHLADADYVVEAIVEQRDAKRELFAKLDALVREDVVLATNTSSISITEIAAATRRPEQVLGMHFMNPVPLMQLVELIRGQATSDASMALAEELCRRLGKTGIPASDYPGFIANRILMPMINEAVFALMEGVGTAEAIDSVMKLGMNHPMGPLTLADFIGLDVCVAILDVLHQGLGDPKYRVCPLLRRMVAAGHLGRKTGRGFYHYA, encoded by the coding sequence ATGACCAACATCCAACTGATAGGCGTGATCGGGTCGGGCACGATGGGCAACGGCATTGCGCAGACGTTCGCGCAGCGCGGGTTCGACGTGCGCCTCGTCGACGTGTCGGCGCCAGCGCTCGACAAGGCGAAGGCGACGATCAGCAAGAGCCTCGGCAAGTTCGTCGAGAAGGGCACGCTGAGCGCCGAGGATCGCGACGCGACGCTGGGGCGCCTCGCCTTCTTCGGCTCCATCGACCACCTCGCCGATGCCGACTACGTGGTCGAGGCGATCGTGGAGCAGCGCGACGCCAAGCGCGAGCTCTTCGCGAAGCTCGATGCGCTGGTGCGCGAAGACGTGGTGTTGGCGACCAACACGTCCTCGATCTCGATCACCGAGATCGCCGCGGCGACGCGTCGGCCCGAGCAGGTGCTCGGGATGCACTTCATGAACCCGGTGCCGTTGATGCAACTGGTCGAGTTGATCCGCGGCCAGGCGACGTCCGATGCGTCGATGGCGCTGGCCGAGGAGCTGTGCCGGCGCCTCGGGAAGACGGGCATCCCGGCGAGCGACTACCCCGGGTTCATCGCCAACCGGATCCTGATGCCGATGATCAACGAGGCGGTCTTCGCGCTGATGGAGGGCGTCGGCACGGCCGAGGCGATCGACTCGGTGATGAAGCTCGGGATGAACCACCCCATGGGGCCCCTCACGCTGGCCGACTTCATCGGCCTCGACGTGTGCGTCGCGATCCTCGACGTGCTGCACCAGGGGCTGGGCGATCCGAAGTACCGCGTCTGTCCCCTGCTCCGCCGGATGGTCGCGGCCGGCCACCTGGGGCGCAAGACGGGGCGCGGCTTCTACCACTACGCGTAG
- a CDS encoding acetyl-CoA C-acetyltransferase: MRQRQAVIVSAVRTPTGKFLGGLKDFTAPQLGALVLREAVTRAGLAPDDIDECILGNVVSAGLGQHPARQAALTAGLPAEVPALNVNMVCGSGLRAVMLAAQGIATGDRDIVVAGGMESMSQAPYLLPRAREGFRMGHAQVVDSMIQDGLWCAVDNWHMGMTGEAVAGKYGIGREAQDAYAVRSHQKAAQAQREGAFSAEILPVTIPQKKGPAIVVDRDESVREDTSVEALAKLRPAFDANGTVTAGNAPGVNDGAAALVIAADDVAAERGLTVRARIVAQATSGLEPKWVMMTPVPAIRTVLEKADWTMDSVDLFEINEAFSVQAIAVTGELGIPEDKVNVHGGAVALGHPIGASGARVLVTLLHALERRNLRRGVAALCLGGGNGVALAIERP; encoded by the coding sequence ATGCGCCAACGTCAGGCCGTCATCGTCTCCGCCGTTCGCACGCCCACCGGCAAGTTCCTCGGCGGGCTCAAGGATTTCACCGCGCCGCAACTCGGGGCCCTCGTGCTCCGGGAGGCCGTGACACGGGCGGGGCTGGCACCCGACGACATCGACGAGTGCATCCTCGGCAACGTCGTGTCGGCCGGGCTGGGCCAGCATCCGGCACGGCAGGCGGCCCTGACGGCTGGCCTGCCTGCCGAGGTGCCGGCGCTCAACGTGAACATGGTGTGCGGCTCGGGGCTACGTGCCGTCATGCTCGCCGCCCAGGGCATCGCCACAGGTGATCGCGACATCGTCGTTGCCGGCGGCATGGAGTCGATGAGCCAGGCGCCATACCTCCTCCCGCGGGCCCGCGAGGGGTTCCGCATGGGCCACGCGCAGGTGGTCGACAGCATGATCCAGGACGGCCTGTGGTGCGCGGTCGACAACTGGCACATGGGCATGACCGGCGAGGCCGTCGCCGGCAAGTACGGCATCGGCCGCGAGGCGCAGGACGCCTACGCGGTGCGCAGCCACCAGAAGGCGGCCCAGGCGCAGCGCGAGGGCGCCTTCTCGGCCGAGATCCTGCCGGTCACCATTCCGCAGAAGAAGGGTCCGGCCATCGTCGTCGACCGCGACGAGTCGGTGCGCGAGGACACGTCGGTCGAGGCGTTGGCGAAGTTGCGGCCGGCCTTCGATGCCAATGGCACCGTCACGGCCGGCAACGCGCCCGGGGTGAACGACGGCGCCGCCGCCCTGGTGATCGCGGCCGACGACGTGGCCGCCGAGCGCGGGCTCACGGTGCGGGCGCGCATCGTCGCGCAGGCGACCTCCGGCCTCGAGCCGAAGTGGGTGATGATGACCCCGGTGCCGGCCATCCGCACCGTCCTCGAGAAGGCCGACTGGACGATGGACTCGGTCGACCTGTTCGAGATCAACGAGGCGTTCTCGGTGCAGGCAATCGCCGTCACGGGAGAGTTGGGCATCCCCGAGGACAAGGTCAACGTCCACGGCGGCGCGGTGGCGCTCGGCCACCCGATCGGCGCCAGTGGCGCGCGCGTGCTCGTCACGCTGCTGCACGCGCTGGAACGCCGGAACCTCCGACGCGGCGTCGCCGCGTTGTGCCTCGGCGGCGGCAACGGCGTCGCCCTCGCGATCGAACGCCCCTGA
- a CDS encoding DciA family protein, whose translation MFSSKELAPGTIMKLIAAQPHSWGKVEASWHLAVGGAMARLSSPIREADGVIYVRAKDGRVAEQLDLHRRVIEGRLRELLGDAGRTFSVI comes from the coding sequence GTGTTCTCCTCCAAGGAACTGGCGCCCGGCACCATCATGAAACTGATTGCCGCCCAACCCCACAGCTGGGGCAAGGTCGAGGCGTCGTGGCATCTGGCCGTGGGCGGGGCCATGGCGCGCCTGAGCAGTCCCATCCGTGAGGCCGATGGCGTCATCTACGTGCGGGCCAAGGACGGACGGGTGGCTGAACAACTCGACCTGCATCGGCGTGTGATCGAGGGGCGGCTCCGCGAGCTGCTCGGCGATGCGGGACGAACCTTCTCGGTGATCTAG
- a CDS encoding nucleoside triphosphate pyrophosphatase, translating to MKLVLASSSPRRSALLAAIGYTFEVRATDVDETPLPDETGEALVRRLADAKARAVACGPGEIVLAADTTVVCAGVILNKPEDDAEAAAMLRQLSGRAHDVYTGVTLRHADGEEAFVERTTVWFAPLDEEEIAWYVASGEPLGKAGAYGIQGRASRFVTRVEGSYPNVVGLPVAQVAKLLAKYVQPAS from the coding sequence ATGAAGCTCGTGCTCGCGTCCTCGTCGCCGCGCCGGTCGGCGCTGCTGGCGGCGATCGGCTACACCTTCGAAGTCCGGGCGACCGACGTCGACGAGACGCCGCTGCCCGACGAGACCGGCGAAGCGCTGGTCCGCAGGCTGGCGGACGCAAAGGCGCGAGCCGTGGCGTGCGGGCCCGGGGAGATCGTCCTCGCGGCCGACACCACCGTGGTGTGCGCGGGCGTGATCCTGAACAAGCCGGAAGACGACGCCGAGGCAGCGGCGATGCTGCGGCAGCTCTCGGGCCGGGCTCACGACGTGTACACCGGGGTGACCCTGCGCCACGCCGATGGTGAGGAGGCCTTCGTGGAGCGGACGACGGTGTGGTTCGCGCCGCTCGACGAGGAGGAGATTGCCTGGTACGTGGCCTCGGGCGAGCCGCTCGGCAAGGCCGGTGCGTACGGCATCCAGGGACGGGCCTCGCGCTTCGTCACCCGTGTCGAGGGTTCCTACCCGAACGTGGTGGGCCTGCCGGTGGCGCAGGTGGCGAAACTTCTGGCGAAGTACGTCCAACCGGCGTCATAA
- a CDS encoding cytochrome c maturation protein CcmE, which translates to MSGSKTVKIAISTLVLGLAFSAMLYSSLSEDTQYYKHVNEVMTQPANWYGKRLQLHGHASDIRRKPDSLDYRFDVAYGGQVVRANYTGIVPDTFKDGSEVVVKGTLGPEGFVVEPNGVMAKCPSKYEAGSPGNPGGASHPAGVKQTSAAN; encoded by the coding sequence ATGAGCGGATCCAAGACCGTCAAGATCGCGATCTCGACCCTCGTCCTGGGACTGGCGTTCAGCGCGATGCTGTACTCGAGTCTCAGCGAGGATACGCAGTACTACAAGCACGTCAACGAGGTGATGACCCAGCCGGCCAACTGGTACGGCAAGCGCCTGCAGCTGCACGGCCATGCGTCCGACATCCGGCGCAAGCCCGACTCCCTGGACTACCGCTTCGACGTCGCGTACGGCGGACAGGTCGTCAGGGCCAACTACACCGGCATCGTGCCCGACACGTTCAAGGACGGGTCGGAGGTGGTGGTGAAGGGGACGCTCGGGCCGGAGGGGTTCGTCGTGGAACCCAATGGCGTGATGGCGAAGTGTCCGTCCAAGTACGAGGCCGGCTCCCCGGGCAACCCGGGAGGCGCGTCGCATCCCGCAGGCGTCAAGCAGACGTCGGCCGCGAACTAG